In a genomic window of Erinaceus europaeus chromosome 12, mEriEur2.1, whole genome shotgun sequence:
- the ZBTB4 gene encoding zinc finger and BTB domain-containing protein 4 isoform X1, whose protein sequence is MSRAWRTRRHRSQCIEGLNLGSAQDKTGILRRKRPGRRDSLSRPCSTPCWLCSQAGAMPPPAEVTDPSHAPAVLRQLNEQRLRGLFCDVTLIAGDTKFPAHRSVLAASSPFFREALLASAPLPLPPATGVSPPNPATTTTAASSSSSSSSSPPPASPPTSSPPRVLELPGVPAAAFSDVLNFIYSARLALPGGGGDGAAVAEIGALGRRLGISRLQGLGEGGDAWVPPAPAPMTTSQPEDDSFRSGPLPAGEWEGDKAEAQTPDSQPPLPRRPLPCNRCGKSFIHPKRLQTHEAQCRRGVSTRPGSSGPGGPAGVDASALPPAVGFHGGPEHVVKVVGGHVLYVCAACERSYVTLSSLKRHSNVHSWRRKYPCRYCEKVFALAEYRTKHEVWHTGERRYQCIFCWETFVTYYNLKTHQRAFHGISPGLLASEKTPNGGYKPKLNTLKLYRLLPMRAAKRPYKTYSQGAPEPPLSPSLTTPAPVVMPASPPPGPPPAPEPGPPASVITFAHPAPSVIVHGSSSGSGAVGGLTSTGGAQAASVITYTAPPRPPKKREYPPPPPEPAATPATPASPATAAGPATATEEAKGRNPRAGRTLTYTAKPVGGIGGGGGLPVGSGRGPSQTQASPPLCQITVRIGEEAIVKRRISETDLRPGELSGEEVEESEEEEEEEEGEGEEEGESKAGGEDQLWRPYYSYKPKRKAGATGTGNSGGSVMPRGRRPPRWKQKLERKGWEDTPAAEGPAGHGRSERKHRCGDCAQTFATLRKLQKHQEAHSGGPHSSRTGRRSSSRFACPHCAKVCKTAAALSRHGQRHAAERPGGTPTPVIAYSKGSSGTRPTDVKEEAPQEMQVSSSSGEAGGGNAAAEEASETASVQDPVISGGEEPPVVAGGGSYAYPPVQEFPLALIGSGREPSGGRGKSGSEGPVGAGEGDQMEGMGAAKVTFYPEPYPLVYGPQLLAAYPYNFSNLTALPVALNMVLPDEKGGGALPFLPGVFGYAVNPQAAPPNPPTPPPPTLPPPVLPKAEGERAGVERTQKGDVG, encoded by the exons TGTAttgaaggcttgaacttgggttctgcaCAAGACAAAACAGGCATccttag GAGGAAGAGGCCTGGCAGAAGGGATTCACTGAGCCGCCCCTGCTCCACTCCATGTTGGCTGTGCTCTCAG GCTGGCGCCATGCCCCCCCCTGCAGAGGTGACGGATCCGTCCCATGCCCCGGCTGTCCTGCGTCAGCTCAATGAGCAGCGGCTCCGTGGCCTCTTCTGTGACGTCACCCTCATAGCTGGAGACACCAAGTTCCCTGCTCACCGCAGTGTCCTGGCTGCTTCTAGTCCTTTCTTCAGAGAGGCCCTGCTGGCTTCAGCCCCCCTACCCCTCCCACCAGCTACAGGAGTCTCACCCCCCAACCCGGCCACCACCACAACAGctgcctcctcttcttcctcgtcctcctcctctccacctCCAGCTTCACCTCCCACTTCATCCCCACCCCGGGTCCTGGAACTGCCAGGGGTCCCAGCAGCTGCCTTCTCTGATGTCCTCAACTTCATCTACAGTGCCCGGCTTGCTCTGCCTGGTGGCGGAGGGGACGGGGCAGCTGTGGCTGAGATTGGAGCTCTGGGGCGGCGTCTGGGCATATCCCGCCTGCAGGGCCTGGGGGAAGGAGGTGATGCCTGGGTacctcctgcccctgcccccatgaCCACCTCACAGCCGGAAGATGACAGCTTCAGGTCTGGGCCTTTGCCTGCGGGGGAGTGGGAAGGTGATAAGGCTGAGGCCCAGACCCCTGATTCGCAGCCCCCCTTGCCCCGGAGGCCCCTTCCCTGCAATCGATGTGGGAAAAGCTTTATCCACCCCAAGCGACTGCAGACCCATGAAGCACAGTGCCGCCGGGGCGTCAGCACTCGACCAGGGAGCTCTGGTCCAGGTGGTCCTGCAGGAGTGGATGCCTCAGCCCTGCCTCCAGCAGTGGGCTTTCATGGTGGCCCTGAGCATGTGGTCAAAGTAGTGGGGGGCCACGTGCTGTATGTGTGCGCAGCCTGCGAGCGCTCCTACGTGACCCTCTCCAGCCTGAAGCGGCACAGCAATGTACACTCCTGGCGGAGGAAGTACCCCTGCCGCTACTGCGAGAAAGTGTTTGCCCTGGCGGAGTATCGCACGAAGCACGAGGTGTGGCACACCGGCGAGCGCAG GTACCAGTGCATCTTCTGCTGGGAGACCTTTGTCACTTACTATAACCTGAAGACCCACCAGCGAGCCTTTCATGGCATCAGCCCAGGCCTGCTAGCCAGTGAGAAGACCCCCAATGGAGGCTACAAGCCGAAGCTCAATACCCTCAAGCTGTACCGCCTGCTCCCCATGCGGGCAGCCAAGCGCCCCTACAAGACCTACAGCCAGGGAGCCCCAGAACCCCCGCTGTCACCTAGCCTCACCACACCAGCCCCTGTAGTAATGCCAGCCAgccccccacctggccccccacctgccccagagcCTGGCCCCCCAGCCTCTGTCATTACTTTTGcccacccagctccctctgtCATTGTTCACGGGAGCAGCAGCGGCAGTGGAGCGGTGGGCGGGCTGACTAGCACAGGTGGAGcccaggctgcttctgtcatcacATACACTGCTCCCCCAAGACCCCCCAAGAAGCGTGAgtacccccctcctccccctgagCCTGCAGCCACGCCAGCCACACCAGCCAGCCCAGCCACTGCCGCAGGACCTGCCACAGCCACAGAGGAGGCCAAGGGCCGTAATCCCCGGGCAGGAAGGACTCTGACTTACACAGCCAAGCCAGTGGGAGggattggtgggggtgggggtctccccGTAGGATCTGGCCGAGGTCCCTCTCAGACCCAGGCTTCACCACCACTGTGTCAGATCACTGTGCGAATCGGGGAGGAGGCCATCGTCAAGCGTCGCATCTCAGAAACTGACCTGCGTCCTGGGGAACTGAGtggagaggaggtggaagagagcgaggaggaggaagaagaggaggaaggggaaggagaggaggagggtgaaTCGAAGGCTGGTGGGGAGGACCAGCTCTGGAGGCCCTACTACTCTTATAAGCCTAAGCGCAAGGCTGGAGCTACGGGCACGGGCAACAGTGGGGGCAGCGTGATGCCCAGAGGGCGCCGGCCACCGCGCTGGAAGCAGAAGCTGGAACGAAAGGGCTGGGAAGACACCCCTGCAGCTGAGGGCCCTGCAGGCCATGGCCGCAGCGAGCGGAAGCACCGCTGTGGGGACTGTGCCCAGACGTTTGCCACCCTGAGGAAGCTGCAAAAACACCAGGAGGCCCACAGCGGGGGCCCTCACAGCTCTCGGACTGGCCGGAGGTCTTCCTCTCGCTTTGCCTGCCCGCACTGCGCTAAGGTGTGCAAGACGGCAGCTGCCCTGAGCCGCCATGGGCAGCGGCATGCAGCTGAGCGGCCTGGGGGCACTCCCACACCTGTCATTGCCTACTCCAAGGGCAGCTCTGGCACCAGGCCTACAGATGTCAAGGAGGAGGCCCCCCAAGAGATGCAAGTGTCTTCATCCAGTGGGGAGGCAGGTGGCGGAAATGCTGCTGCTGAGGAAGCTTCTGAGACGGCCTCGGTCCAGGACCCTGTCATCTCTGGGGGTGAGGAGCCCCCAGTGGTGGCAGGAGGGGGCAGTTATGCATACCCACCTGTGCAGGAATTTCCACTGGCCCTGATCGGGAGTGGCCGGGAACCTAGTGGTGGCAGGGGGAAATCTGGGAGTGAGGGACccgtgggggctggggagggagaccagatggaggggatgggggctGCCAAAGTCACCTTCTACCCTGAGCCCTACCCACTTGTCTACGGCCCCCAACTTCTTGCCGCCTACCCTTACAACTTCAGCAACTTGACTGCTCTCCCAGTTGCTCTTAACATGGTCCTACCTGATGAGAAGGGCGGGGGGGCCCTTCCCTTCCTACCCGGGGTCTTTGGCTATGCAGTCAATCCTCAAGCAGCACCCCCTAATCCCCCAACTCCACCTCCCCCGACTCTTCCTCCACCAGTCCTCCCTAAGGCAGAAGGGGAAAGGGCAGGGGTTGAGAGAACCCAGAAGGGAGATGTAGGGTGA
- the ZBTB4 gene encoding zinc finger and BTB domain-containing protein 4 isoform X2: MPPPAEVTDPSHAPAVLRQLNEQRLRGLFCDVTLIAGDTKFPAHRSVLAASSPFFREALLASAPLPLPPATGVSPPNPATTTTAASSSSSSSSSPPPASPPTSSPPRVLELPGVPAAAFSDVLNFIYSARLALPGGGGDGAAVAEIGALGRRLGISRLQGLGEGGDAWVPPAPAPMTTSQPEDDSFRSGPLPAGEWEGDKAEAQTPDSQPPLPRRPLPCNRCGKSFIHPKRLQTHEAQCRRGVSTRPGSSGPGGPAGVDASALPPAVGFHGGPEHVVKVVGGHVLYVCAACERSYVTLSSLKRHSNVHSWRRKYPCRYCEKVFALAEYRTKHEVWHTGERRYQCIFCWETFVTYYNLKTHQRAFHGISPGLLASEKTPNGGYKPKLNTLKLYRLLPMRAAKRPYKTYSQGAPEPPLSPSLTTPAPVVMPASPPPGPPPAPEPGPPASVITFAHPAPSVIVHGSSSGSGAVGGLTSTGGAQAASVITYTAPPRPPKKREYPPPPPEPAATPATPASPATAAGPATATEEAKGRNPRAGRTLTYTAKPVGGIGGGGGLPVGSGRGPSQTQASPPLCQITVRIGEEAIVKRRISETDLRPGELSGEEVEESEEEEEEEEGEGEEEGESKAGGEDQLWRPYYSYKPKRKAGATGTGNSGGSVMPRGRRPPRWKQKLERKGWEDTPAAEGPAGHGRSERKHRCGDCAQTFATLRKLQKHQEAHSGGPHSSRTGRRSSSRFACPHCAKVCKTAAALSRHGQRHAAERPGGTPTPVIAYSKGSSGTRPTDVKEEAPQEMQVSSSSGEAGGGNAAAEEASETASVQDPVISGGEEPPVVAGGGSYAYPPVQEFPLALIGSGREPSGGRGKSGSEGPVGAGEGDQMEGMGAAKVTFYPEPYPLVYGPQLLAAYPYNFSNLTALPVALNMVLPDEKGGGALPFLPGVFGYAVNPQAAPPNPPTPPPPTLPPPVLPKAEGERAGVERTQKGDVG, from the exons ATGCCCCCCCCTGCAGAGGTGACGGATCCGTCCCATGCCCCGGCTGTCCTGCGTCAGCTCAATGAGCAGCGGCTCCGTGGCCTCTTCTGTGACGTCACCCTCATAGCTGGAGACACCAAGTTCCCTGCTCACCGCAGTGTCCTGGCTGCTTCTAGTCCTTTCTTCAGAGAGGCCCTGCTGGCTTCAGCCCCCCTACCCCTCCCACCAGCTACAGGAGTCTCACCCCCCAACCCGGCCACCACCACAACAGctgcctcctcttcttcctcgtcctcctcctctccacctCCAGCTTCACCTCCCACTTCATCCCCACCCCGGGTCCTGGAACTGCCAGGGGTCCCAGCAGCTGCCTTCTCTGATGTCCTCAACTTCATCTACAGTGCCCGGCTTGCTCTGCCTGGTGGCGGAGGGGACGGGGCAGCTGTGGCTGAGATTGGAGCTCTGGGGCGGCGTCTGGGCATATCCCGCCTGCAGGGCCTGGGGGAAGGAGGTGATGCCTGGGTacctcctgcccctgcccccatgaCCACCTCACAGCCGGAAGATGACAGCTTCAGGTCTGGGCCTTTGCCTGCGGGGGAGTGGGAAGGTGATAAGGCTGAGGCCCAGACCCCTGATTCGCAGCCCCCCTTGCCCCGGAGGCCCCTTCCCTGCAATCGATGTGGGAAAAGCTTTATCCACCCCAAGCGACTGCAGACCCATGAAGCACAGTGCCGCCGGGGCGTCAGCACTCGACCAGGGAGCTCTGGTCCAGGTGGTCCTGCAGGAGTGGATGCCTCAGCCCTGCCTCCAGCAGTGGGCTTTCATGGTGGCCCTGAGCATGTGGTCAAAGTAGTGGGGGGCCACGTGCTGTATGTGTGCGCAGCCTGCGAGCGCTCCTACGTGACCCTCTCCAGCCTGAAGCGGCACAGCAATGTACACTCCTGGCGGAGGAAGTACCCCTGCCGCTACTGCGAGAAAGTGTTTGCCCTGGCGGAGTATCGCACGAAGCACGAGGTGTGGCACACCGGCGAGCGCAG GTACCAGTGCATCTTCTGCTGGGAGACCTTTGTCACTTACTATAACCTGAAGACCCACCAGCGAGCCTTTCATGGCATCAGCCCAGGCCTGCTAGCCAGTGAGAAGACCCCCAATGGAGGCTACAAGCCGAAGCTCAATACCCTCAAGCTGTACCGCCTGCTCCCCATGCGGGCAGCCAAGCGCCCCTACAAGACCTACAGCCAGGGAGCCCCAGAACCCCCGCTGTCACCTAGCCTCACCACACCAGCCCCTGTAGTAATGCCAGCCAgccccccacctggccccccacctgccccagagcCTGGCCCCCCAGCCTCTGTCATTACTTTTGcccacccagctccctctgtCATTGTTCACGGGAGCAGCAGCGGCAGTGGAGCGGTGGGCGGGCTGACTAGCACAGGTGGAGcccaggctgcttctgtcatcacATACACTGCTCCCCCAAGACCCCCCAAGAAGCGTGAgtacccccctcctccccctgagCCTGCAGCCACGCCAGCCACACCAGCCAGCCCAGCCACTGCCGCAGGACCTGCCACAGCCACAGAGGAGGCCAAGGGCCGTAATCCCCGGGCAGGAAGGACTCTGACTTACACAGCCAAGCCAGTGGGAGggattggtgggggtgggggtctccccGTAGGATCTGGCCGAGGTCCCTCTCAGACCCAGGCTTCACCACCACTGTGTCAGATCACTGTGCGAATCGGGGAGGAGGCCATCGTCAAGCGTCGCATCTCAGAAACTGACCTGCGTCCTGGGGAACTGAGtggagaggaggtggaagagagcgaggaggaggaagaagaggaggaaggggaaggagaggaggagggtgaaTCGAAGGCTGGTGGGGAGGACCAGCTCTGGAGGCCCTACTACTCTTATAAGCCTAAGCGCAAGGCTGGAGCTACGGGCACGGGCAACAGTGGGGGCAGCGTGATGCCCAGAGGGCGCCGGCCACCGCGCTGGAAGCAGAAGCTGGAACGAAAGGGCTGGGAAGACACCCCTGCAGCTGAGGGCCCTGCAGGCCATGGCCGCAGCGAGCGGAAGCACCGCTGTGGGGACTGTGCCCAGACGTTTGCCACCCTGAGGAAGCTGCAAAAACACCAGGAGGCCCACAGCGGGGGCCCTCACAGCTCTCGGACTGGCCGGAGGTCTTCCTCTCGCTTTGCCTGCCCGCACTGCGCTAAGGTGTGCAAGACGGCAGCTGCCCTGAGCCGCCATGGGCAGCGGCATGCAGCTGAGCGGCCTGGGGGCACTCCCACACCTGTCATTGCCTACTCCAAGGGCAGCTCTGGCACCAGGCCTACAGATGTCAAGGAGGAGGCCCCCCAAGAGATGCAAGTGTCTTCATCCAGTGGGGAGGCAGGTGGCGGAAATGCTGCTGCTGAGGAAGCTTCTGAGACGGCCTCGGTCCAGGACCCTGTCATCTCTGGGGGTGAGGAGCCCCCAGTGGTGGCAGGAGGGGGCAGTTATGCATACCCACCTGTGCAGGAATTTCCACTGGCCCTGATCGGGAGTGGCCGGGAACCTAGTGGTGGCAGGGGGAAATCTGGGAGTGAGGGACccgtgggggctggggagggagaccagatggaggggatgggggctGCCAAAGTCACCTTCTACCCTGAGCCCTACCCACTTGTCTACGGCCCCCAACTTCTTGCCGCCTACCCTTACAACTTCAGCAACTTGACTGCTCTCCCAGTTGCTCTTAACATGGTCCTACCTGATGAGAAGGGCGGGGGGGCCCTTCCCTTCCTACCCGGGGTCTTTGGCTATGCAGTCAATCCTCAAGCAGCACCCCCTAATCCCCCAACTCCACCTCCCCCGACTCTTCCTCCACCAGTCCTCCCTAAGGCAGAAGGGGAAAGGGCAGGGGTTGAGAGAACCCAGAAGGGAGATGTAGGGTGA